In one Pangasianodon hypophthalmus isolate fPanHyp1 chromosome 22, fPanHyp1.pri, whole genome shotgun sequence genomic region, the following are encoded:
- the LOC113532857 gene encoding zinc-binding protein A33-like, which yields MASKRSFSEEDFTCPVCCDVFKEPVLLSCGHSACSTCVHRYWDVKGCRECPLCRKRSARNPTINLALKNLCQTFLEVRGDPETLCDIHGEKLKLFCVNDGQAACLVCRDSSKHLQHQFIPVDEAAAEQKHFLTTGLNKLKLKMKSLEDLQFHCHQNVDHIKQQAEYIKNQMNVEIQELVQFLMAENVAMVSKLEEEVQEKLQSVENKIKNIRQKKQSISRTIGVIKNDLQSEDIKFLKHDLKKYLTKTQGRDSNSIVKKNLDSKLVSKEVIDVAKYLGNLQFRVWNKMQTAIKYTPVVLDPNTAHSQLILSPDLTSVRDSDDDHEDQADKPRPPVLDTPERFRSLCVLGSEGFSSGLHCWDVEVGNSTFWMLGVTTETVQRKEPNVFPRGAWGIGYDGEKLCARSPLEVYTPLTLAAKPQMVRIRLDMDLGEVWFLDPASNDIIHMFSHQFTGKVFPFFHSMCSLSPLKIMPLKHFVVLRDIP from the exons ATGGCGTCTAAACGTTCCTTCTCTGAAGAGGACTTCACGTGCCctgtgtgttgtgatgtgtttaaGGAGCCCGTGCTCCTGTCGTGCGGTCACAGCGCGTGCAGCACCTGCGTTCACCGGTACTGGGATGTCAAAGGCTGCCGAGAATGTCCACTTTGCAGGAAACGATCTGCTAGAAACCCTACTATCAACCTGGCTCTGAAAAACCTGTGTCAGACCTTCCTGGAGGTCCGAGGTGATCCCGAGACACTCTGTGACATCCATGGAGAAAAGCTGAAACTTTTCTGTGTGAATGACGGACAGGCCGCGTGCTTGGTGTGCAGAGATTCCAGCAAACACCTACAGCACCAATTCATTCCTGTCGACGAAGCAGCTGCTGAACAAAAG CATTTTCTTACAACTGGACTGaataaattgaaattaaaaatgaagagCCTTGAAGATCTCCAGTTTCATTGCCATCAAAATGTAGATCACATAAAG CAACAGGCCGAGTACATAAAGAATCAGATGAATGTCGAGATTCAGGAACTTGTGCAGTTTCTTATGGCGGAAAATGTAGCCATGGTGAGCAAACTGGAGGAGGAGGTGCAGGAGAAATTGCAGTCGgtggaaaacaaaataaaaaatatcagacaaaaaaaacagtctatCTCACGCACCATTGGAGTcataaaaaatgatttacaatCTGAAGACATCAAATTCCTGAAG CATGACCTTAAGAAGTATCTGACAAA gactcAGGGCAGAGATTCAAATTCCATTGTGAAGAAGAACCTTGATTCAAAATTGGTTTCAAAAGAAGTGATTGATGTTGCAAAGTACCTGGGTAATCTACAGTTCAGAGTCTGGAACAAAATGCAGACCGCTATTAAATACA CTCCTGTTGTTTTGGATCCAAACACAGCTCACTCGCAGCTCATCCTGTCCCCGGATCTGACCAGCGTGAGAGACAGTGATGATGACCACGAAGACCAGGCTGACAAGCCGAGACCTCCAGTTTTGGACACTCCTGAGCGGTTTAGGAGTTTGTGTGTCCTGGGGTCTGAGGGCTTCTCTTCGGGGCTGCACTGTTGGGATGTTGAGGTGGGAAACAGCACCTTCTGGATGCTTGGAGTGACCACTGAGACTGTTCAGAGAAAAGAACCCAATGTTTTTCCCAGAGGAGCTTGGGGTATTGGGTATGATGGTGAAAAGCTGTGTGCTCGATCCCCTTTGGAAGTGTATACTCCTCTCACTTTGGCTGCCAAACCCCAGATGGTCAGAATTCGTCTGGACATGGATTTAGGGGAGGTGTGGTTCTTAGATCCTGCCAGTAATGACATTATCCACATGTTCTCACACCAGTTCACTGGGAAGGTCTTTCCCTTCTTCCACAGCATGTGCAGTCTATCTCCTCTGAAGATTATGCCTCTCAAGCATTTTGTGGTGCTGAGAGACATCCCTTAA
- the LOC113532629 gene encoding zinc-binding protein A33-like encodes MASKRSFSEEDFTCPVCCDVFKEPVLLSCGHSACSTCVHRYWDVKRCRECPLCRKRSAINPTINLALKNLCQTFLEVRGDPETLCDIHREKLKLFCVNDGEVACLLCRDSSKHLQHQFIPVDEAASELKGVLMSALNTLKMKMKSLQDAHFHCHQNIDHIKQQAEYVKNQIKEEFKKLRQFLQKENRAMMKQLKKEEQEKTKSLESKIEQMNQEIQSLSDTIKDLRKEFESEDVKFLKNFERTLAKSEYKDSHPNVASGEVIDVAMYVGNLQFRLWNKMQSIIKYTPVILDPNTAHSQLILSSDLTSVRDSDDDVEDKADKPRLPVLDTPERFRSLCVLGSEGFSSGLHCWDVEVGNSTFWMLGVTTETVQRKESNVFPRGAWGIGYDGEKLCARSPLEVYTPLTLAAKPQMVRIRLDMDLGEVWFLDLASNDIIHMFSHQFTGKVFPFFHSMCSLSPLKIMPLQPFVMLEDIP; translated from the exons ATGGCGTCTAAACGTTCCTTCTCTGAAGAGGACTTCACGTGCCctgtgtgttgtgatgtgtttaaGGAGCCCGTGCTCCTGTCGTGCGGTCACAGCGCGTGCAGCACCTGCGTTCACCGGTACTGGGACGTCAAACGCTGCCGAGAATGTCCACTTTGCAGGAAACGATCCGCGATAAACCCTACGATCAACCTGGCTCTGAAAAACCTGTGTCAGACCTTCCTGGAGGTCCGAGGTGATCCCGAGACACTCTGTGACATCCATAGAGAGAAGCTGAAACTCTTCTGTGTGAATGACGGAGAGGTCGCGTGCTTACTCTGTCGAGATTCTAGCAAACACCTACAGCACCAATTCATTCCTGTCGACGAAGCAGCTTCTGAACTAAAG GGTGTTCTTATGAGTGCACTGAATaccttgaaaatgaaaatgaagagcCTCCAAGATGCCCACTTTCATTGTCATCAAAATATAGATCACATAAAG CAACAGGCAGAGTACGTAAAGAATCAGATAAAGGAGGAATTTAAGAAACTTCGGCAGTTTCTGCAAAAGGAGAATAGAGCCATGATGAAGCAGCTGAAGAAGGAGGAGCAGGAGAAAACAAAGAGTCTGGAAAGCAAAATAGAACAAATGAATCAAGAGATACAGTCACTCTCAGACACTATTAAAGACCTAAGAAAGGAATTTGAATCTGAAGACGTCAAATTCCTGAAG aacttTGAGAGGACTTTGGCAAA ATCCGAGTACAAAGATTCTCATCCAAATGTGGCTTCAGGCGAAGTTATTGATGTGGCAATGTACGTGGGAAACCTGCAGTTCAGACTCTGGAACAAAATGCAGAGCATCATTAAATAca CTCCTGTTATCTTGGACCCAAACACAGCTCACTCGCAGCTCATTCTGTCTTCGGATCTGACCAGCGTAAGAGACAGTGATGATGACGTTGAGGACAAGGCTGACAAGCCCAGACTACCAGTTTTGGACACTCCTGAGCGGTTTAGGAGTTTGTGTGTCCTGGGGTCTGAGGGCTTCTCTTCGGGGCTGCACTGTTGGGATGTTGAGGTGGGAAACAGCACCTTCTGGATGCTCGGTGTGACCACTGAGACTGTTCAGAGAAAAGAATCCAATGTTTTTCCCAGAGGAGCTTGGGGTATTGGGTATGATGGTGAAAAGCTGTGTGCTCGATCCCCTTTGGAAGTGTATACTCCTCTCACTTTGGCTGCCAAACCCCAGATGGTCAGAATTCGTCTGGACATGGATTTAGGGGAGGTGTGGTTCTTAGATCTTGCCAGCAATGACATTATCCACATGTTCTCACACCAGTTCACTGGGAAGGTCTTTCCCTTCTTCCACAGCATGTGCAGTCTATCTCCTCTGAAGATTATGCCTCTCCAGCCTTTTGTGATGCTGGAAGACATCCCTTAA
- the LOC113532776 gene encoding zinc-binding protein A33 isoform X1 codes for MASKRSFSEEDFTCPVCCDVFKEPVLLSCGHSACSSCVHRYWDIKRCRECPLCRKRSAINPTINLALKNLCQTFLEVRGDPETLCDIHGEKLKLFCVNDGQAACLVCRDSSKHLQHRFIPVDEAAAEQKDVLKNAVNTMKMKIKSLHDAQVNFHRNVYHIKQQAKYMKKQINEEFRKLQQFLQDENAAMMTKLEVEVHQKTESLENKIEKTKQEILALTNTIGDIKVELQSEDIKFLKNFETNMAKVQYKDSDLNITSGEVISVAKYLGNLQFQVWNKMQSFIKYTPVILDPNTAHSQLILSPDLTSVRDSDDDHEDQNDVLRPPVLDTPERFRSLCVLGSEGFSSGLHCWDVEVGNSTFWMLGVTTESVQRKEPNVFPSGAWGIGYDDQKLCARSPSETYTPLTLAAKPQVVRIRLDMDLGEVWFLDPASDAVIHMFSHHFTEKVFPFFHSMCSLSPLKIMPLQPFVVLRKLP; via the exons ATGGCGTCTAAACGTTCCTTCTCTGAAGAGGACTTCACGTGCCctgtgtgttgtgatgtgtttaaGGAGCCCGTGCTCCTGTCGTGCGGTCACAGCGCGTGCAGCAGCTGCGTTCACCGGTACTGGGACATCAAACGCTGCCGAGAATGTCCACTTTGCAGGAAACGATCCGCGATAAACCCTACGATCAACCTGGCTCTGAAAAACCTGTGTCAGACCTTCCTGGAGGTCCGAGGTGATCCCGAGACACTCTGTGACATCCATGGAGAGAAGCTGAAACTCTTCTGTGTGAATGACGGACAGGCCGCGTGCTTGGTGTGCAGAGATTCCAGCAAACACCTACAGCACCGCTTCATCCCTGTCGACGAAGCAGCTGCTGAACAAAAg GATGTTCTTAAGAATGCAGTGAatacaatgaaaatgaaaattaagaGCCTTCACGATGCCCAGGTTAATTTTCATCGAAATGTATATCACATAAAG CAACAGGCCAAGTACATGAAGAAGCAGATTAATGAGGAGTTTCGGAAACTTCAGCAGTTTCTGCAAGATGAAAATGCAGCCATGATGACTAAACTGGAGGTGGAAGTGCATCAGAAAACAGAGAGTCTggaaaacaaaatagaaaaaactAAACAAGAGATTCTGGCTCTCACAAACACTATTGGAGACATAAAAGTGGAATTGCAATCTGAAGACATCAAATTCCTGAAG aactttgaGACAAATATGGCAAA agTCCAGTACAAAGATTCAGATCTAAATATTACTTCAGGAGAAGTGATCAGTGTTGCAAAGTACCTGGGCAATCTGCAGTTCCAAGTCTGGAACAAAATGCAGAGTTTCATCAAATACA CTCCTGTTATCTTGGATCCGAACACAGCTCACTCGCAGCTCATCCTGTCCCCGGATCTGACCAGCGTAAGAGACAGTGATGATGACCATGAAGACCAGAATGACGTGCTGAGACCTCCAGTTTTGGACACTCCTGAGCGGTTTAGGAGTTTGTGTGTCCTGGGCTCAGAGGGCTTCTCTTCAGGGCTGCACTGTTGGGATGTTGAGGTGGGAAACAGCACCTTCTGGATGCTCGGTGTGACCACGGAGTCGGTTCAGAGAAAAGAACCCAATGTTTTTCCCAGCGGTGCTTGGGGTATTGGGTATGATGACCAAAAGCTGTGTGCTAGGTCTCCTTCAGAAACATATACTCCTCTCACTTTGGCTGCCAAACCCCAGGTGGTCAGAATTCGTCTGGACATGGATTTAGGGGAGGTGTGGTTCTTAGATCCTGCCAGTGATGCCGTTATCCACATGTTCTCTCACCATTTCACTGAGAAGGTCTTTCCATTCTTCCACAGCATGTGCAGTCTGTCTCCTCTGAAGATTATGCCTCTCCAGCCTTTTGTGGTGCTGAGAAAGCTCCCTTAA
- the LOC113532776 gene encoding zinc-binding protein A33 isoform X3, with protein MASKRSFSEEDFTCPVCCDVFKEPVLLSCGHSACSSCVHRYWDIKRCRECPLCRKRSAINPTINLALKNLCQTFLEVRGDPETLCDIHGEKLKLFCVNDGQAACLVCRDSSKHLQHRFIPVDEAAAEQKQQAKYMKKQINEEFRKLQQFLQDENAAMMTKLEVEVHQKTESLENKIEKTKQEILALTNTIGDIKVELQSEDIKFLKNFETNMAKVQYKDSDLNITSGEVISVAKYLGNLQFQVWNKMQSFIKYTPVILDPNTAHSQLILSPDLTSVRDSDDDHEDQNDVLRPPVLDTPERFRSLCVLGSEGFSSGLHCWDVEVGNSTFWMLGVTTESVQRKEPNVFPSGAWGIGYDDQKLCARSPSETYTPLTLAAKPQVVRIRLDMDLGEVWFLDPASDAVIHMFSHHFTEKVFPFFHSMCSLSPLKIMPLQPFVVLRKLP; from the exons ATGGCGTCTAAACGTTCCTTCTCTGAAGAGGACTTCACGTGCCctgtgtgttgtgatgtgtttaaGGAGCCCGTGCTCCTGTCGTGCGGTCACAGCGCGTGCAGCAGCTGCGTTCACCGGTACTGGGACATCAAACGCTGCCGAGAATGTCCACTTTGCAGGAAACGATCCGCGATAAACCCTACGATCAACCTGGCTCTGAAAAACCTGTGTCAGACCTTCCTGGAGGTCCGAGGTGATCCCGAGACACTCTGTGACATCCATGGAGAGAAGCTGAAACTCTTCTGTGTGAATGACGGACAGGCCGCGTGCTTGGTGTGCAGAGATTCCAGCAAACACCTACAGCACCGCTTCATCCCTGTCGACGAAGCAGCTGCTGAACAAAAg CAACAGGCCAAGTACATGAAGAAGCAGATTAATGAGGAGTTTCGGAAACTTCAGCAGTTTCTGCAAGATGAAAATGCAGCCATGATGACTAAACTGGAGGTGGAAGTGCATCAGAAAACAGAGAGTCTggaaaacaaaatagaaaaaactAAACAAGAGATTCTGGCTCTCACAAACACTATTGGAGACATAAAAGTGGAATTGCAATCTGAAGACATCAAATTCCTGAAG aactttgaGACAAATATGGCAAA agTCCAGTACAAAGATTCAGATCTAAATATTACTTCAGGAGAAGTGATCAGTGTTGCAAAGTACCTGGGCAATCTGCAGTTCCAAGTCTGGAACAAAATGCAGAGTTTCATCAAATACA CTCCTGTTATCTTGGATCCGAACACAGCTCACTCGCAGCTCATCCTGTCCCCGGATCTGACCAGCGTAAGAGACAGTGATGATGACCATGAAGACCAGAATGACGTGCTGAGACCTCCAGTTTTGGACACTCCTGAGCGGTTTAGGAGTTTGTGTGTCCTGGGCTCAGAGGGCTTCTCTTCAGGGCTGCACTGTTGGGATGTTGAGGTGGGAAACAGCACCTTCTGGATGCTCGGTGTGACCACGGAGTCGGTTCAGAGAAAAGAACCCAATGTTTTTCCCAGCGGTGCTTGGGGTATTGGGTATGATGACCAAAAGCTGTGTGCTAGGTCTCCTTCAGAAACATATACTCCTCTCACTTTGGCTGCCAAACCCCAGGTGGTCAGAATTCGTCTGGACATGGATTTAGGGGAGGTGTGGTTCTTAGATCCTGCCAGTGATGCCGTTATCCACATGTTCTCTCACCATTTCACTGAGAAGGTCTTTCCATTCTTCCACAGCATGTGCAGTCTGTCTCCTCTGAAGATTATGCCTCTCCAGCCTTTTGTGGTGCTGAGAAAGCTCCCTTAA
- the LOC113532776 gene encoding zinc-binding protein A33 isoform X2 — protein sequence MASKRSFSEEDFTCPVCCDVFKEPVLLSCGHSACSSCVHRYWDIKRCRECPLCRKRSAINPTINLALKNLCQTFLEVRGDPETLCDIHGEKLKLFCVNDGQAACLVCRDSSKHLQHRFIPVDEAAAEQKDVLKNAVNTMKMKIKSLHDAQVNFHRNVYHIKAKYMKKQINEEFRKLQQFLQDENAAMMTKLEVEVHQKTESLENKIEKTKQEILALTNTIGDIKVELQSEDIKFLKNFETNMAKVQYKDSDLNITSGEVISVAKYLGNLQFQVWNKMQSFIKYTPVILDPNTAHSQLILSPDLTSVRDSDDDHEDQNDVLRPPVLDTPERFRSLCVLGSEGFSSGLHCWDVEVGNSTFWMLGVTTESVQRKEPNVFPSGAWGIGYDDQKLCARSPSETYTPLTLAAKPQVVRIRLDMDLGEVWFLDPASDAVIHMFSHHFTEKVFPFFHSMCSLSPLKIMPLQPFVVLRKLP from the exons ATGGCGTCTAAACGTTCCTTCTCTGAAGAGGACTTCACGTGCCctgtgtgttgtgatgtgtttaaGGAGCCCGTGCTCCTGTCGTGCGGTCACAGCGCGTGCAGCAGCTGCGTTCACCGGTACTGGGACATCAAACGCTGCCGAGAATGTCCACTTTGCAGGAAACGATCCGCGATAAACCCTACGATCAACCTGGCTCTGAAAAACCTGTGTCAGACCTTCCTGGAGGTCCGAGGTGATCCCGAGACACTCTGTGACATCCATGGAGAGAAGCTGAAACTCTTCTGTGTGAATGACGGACAGGCCGCGTGCTTGGTGTGCAGAGATTCCAGCAAACACCTACAGCACCGCTTCATCCCTGTCGACGAAGCAGCTGCTGAACAAAAg GATGTTCTTAAGAATGCAGTGAatacaatgaaaatgaaaattaagaGCCTTCACGATGCCCAGGTTAATTTTCATCGAAATGTATATCACATAAAG GCCAAGTACATGAAGAAGCAGATTAATGAGGAGTTTCGGAAACTTCAGCAGTTTCTGCAAGATGAAAATGCAGCCATGATGACTAAACTGGAGGTGGAAGTGCATCAGAAAACAGAGAGTCTggaaaacaaaatagaaaaaactAAACAAGAGATTCTGGCTCTCACAAACACTATTGGAGACATAAAAGTGGAATTGCAATCTGAAGACATCAAATTCCTGAAG aactttgaGACAAATATGGCAAA agTCCAGTACAAAGATTCAGATCTAAATATTACTTCAGGAGAAGTGATCAGTGTTGCAAAGTACCTGGGCAATCTGCAGTTCCAAGTCTGGAACAAAATGCAGAGTTTCATCAAATACA CTCCTGTTATCTTGGATCCGAACACAGCTCACTCGCAGCTCATCCTGTCCCCGGATCTGACCAGCGTAAGAGACAGTGATGATGACCATGAAGACCAGAATGACGTGCTGAGACCTCCAGTTTTGGACACTCCTGAGCGGTTTAGGAGTTTGTGTGTCCTGGGCTCAGAGGGCTTCTCTTCAGGGCTGCACTGTTGGGATGTTGAGGTGGGAAACAGCACCTTCTGGATGCTCGGTGTGACCACGGAGTCGGTTCAGAGAAAAGAACCCAATGTTTTTCCCAGCGGTGCTTGGGGTATTGGGTATGATGACCAAAAGCTGTGTGCTAGGTCTCCTTCAGAAACATATACTCCTCTCACTTTGGCTGCCAAACCCCAGGTGGTCAGAATTCGTCTGGACATGGATTTAGGGGAGGTGTGGTTCTTAGATCCTGCCAGTGATGCCGTTATCCACATGTTCTCTCACCATTTCACTGAGAAGGTCTTTCCATTCTTCCACAGCATGTGCAGTCTGTCTCCTCTGAAGATTATGCCTCTCCAGCCTTTTGTGGTGCTGAGAAAGCTCCCTTAA